The following coding sequences lie in one Halomonas sp. 'Soap Lake #6' genomic window:
- a CDS encoding aldehyde dehydrogenase (NADP(+)), with protein sequence MTLQGKMLIGQQAVQGSRDAIYAINPANNERLEPAYLGGSQAEVERACELAWHSFDSYRETQLEARAQFLETIADEIEALGETLINRAVAESGLPQARIQGEKGRTCNQLRLFAKTLRNGEWLDVRIDPAMPNRQPMPRADLRQRHIALGPVAVFGASNFPLAFSVAGGDTASALAAGCPVVVKAHSAHPGTSELVGRAIQTAVKRCDLPEGVFSLIFGSGREVGQALVAHPYIKAAGFTGSRSGGLALWKTAQSRPEPIPFYAEMSSINPVFPLPAALESRGASMGAEFISSLNMGAGQFCTNPGLVIAVKSKGLDAFIAAARQAVESSSAQTMLTPGIHQAYTNGVQALISTGKVHEVACGQKGTGPNQCQTALFVTSAAHFLAEKTLQEEVFGALSLVVECQDQNEVQRVAEALEGQLTATLQLEDADQEVARNLLPILERKAGRLLVNGWPTGVEVCDAMVHGGPFPATSDSRTTSVGTAAIFRFLRPICYQDLPDALLPEALQHSNPLSLKRLVNGEREG encoded by the coding sequence ATGACATTGCAAGGCAAAATGCTGATTGGCCAACAAGCAGTACAAGGCTCTCGTGACGCCATTTACGCAATCAATCCAGCGAATAATGAACGTCTTGAACCCGCTTATTTAGGTGGCTCTCAGGCAGAGGTAGAAAGGGCCTGCGAGCTAGCTTGGCATTCATTTGACAGCTATCGCGAAACGCAGCTGGAAGCACGGGCACAGTTTCTCGAAACCATTGCAGATGAAATAGAAGCGCTCGGAGAAACACTGATTAACCGAGCAGTGGCCGAATCTGGCCTTCCTCAAGCCAGGATTCAAGGGGAGAAAGGACGAACTTGTAACCAACTACGTTTATTTGCAAAAACCCTACGCAATGGTGAATGGCTAGATGTTCGAATTGATCCGGCCATGCCTAATCGTCAGCCCATGCCGCGCGCCGATTTGCGTCAACGCCATATCGCGCTTGGCCCAGTCGCTGTTTTTGGTGCAAGCAATTTTCCGCTGGCTTTCTCCGTTGCCGGCGGCGATACCGCATCAGCGTTAGCGGCGGGATGTCCCGTTGTCGTCAAGGCCCACTCCGCACATCCAGGAACCAGCGAATTAGTAGGGCGTGCGATTCAAACTGCCGTCAAGCGGTGTGACCTTCCCGAAGGTGTATTTTCGCTAATTTTCGGCTCTGGCCGTGAGGTTGGGCAAGCACTGGTTGCGCACCCTTACATCAAAGCTGCCGGGTTTACTGGCTCCCGCAGCGGCGGCTTGGCACTATGGAAAACGGCACAGTCGCGCCCTGAGCCAATCCCTTTCTATGCTGAAATGAGCTCCATCAATCCAGTATTCCCTCTACCAGCGGCATTGGAGTCACGTGGTGCCAGCATGGGGGCAGAATTCATTAGCTCGTTGAATATGGGAGCTGGCCAGTTTTGTACTAATCCTGGGTTAGTCATTGCAGTAAAGTCTAAGGGGCTAGACGCGTTCATTGCAGCGGCACGTCAAGCGGTCGAGAGCAGCAGCGCTCAAACCATGCTTACGCCCGGCATTCATCAAGCCTACACCAACGGTGTGCAAGCCCTCATCTCGACAGGTAAAGTCCACGAAGTAGCTTGCGGTCAAAAAGGAACTGGCCCAAATCAATGCCAAACAGCTCTTTTTGTAACCTCTGCTGCTCATTTTCTGGCTGAGAAAACGCTGCAGGAAGAAGTTTTTGGCGCGTTGTCGCTGGTAGTGGAATGCCAAGACCAGAACGAGGTTCAGCGCGTCGCGGAGGCGCTTGAAGGCCAGCTGACCGCAACCCTTCAGTTGGAGGATGCCGATCAGGAAGTTGCTCGCAACCTGCTGCCAATTTTGGAACGTAAAGCGGGCCGGCTACTCGTCAATGGCTGGCCAACAGGCGTCGAAGTTTGCGATGCCATGGTCCATGGTGGCCCTTTCCCAGCAACGTCAGACTCGCGCACCACGTCTGTCGGTACCGCAGCTATTTTTCGCTTTTTACGCCCTATTTGTTATCAAGATCTACCGGATGCACTTTTGCCAGAGGCATTGCAGCATAGCAACCCACTGTCACTTAAGCGCCTGGTTAATGGAGAACGTGAAGGCTGA
- a CDS encoding Ldh family oxidoreductase codes for MHRMSLEEAEILAKAVLNAQGFNQEQTHALSQAVIAGQRDECHSHGLYRLLNCVKTLAAGKVVANAQPEVHDHAPGIVRVDAKGGFSQLAFEAGLPILTAKAREQGIAALAINHCVHFSALWVEIEAITDQGLVALACNPSHAWVAPAGGNRPLLGTNPLAFGWPRPNGQPPFIFDFATSAIARGDIELHHRENKPIPEGWGIDRLGQHSQNPADVLDGALLTFGGHKGSALSIMIELIAGPLIGDLTSAESLAYDEGAGASPYHGELILAMDPERFLGSTLEDYMARAEDLFSSIIAQGARLPSQRRYTARQRTQKEGISIPESLYQELSRLARL; via the coding sequence ATGCACCGTATGAGTCTGGAGGAAGCCGAGATACTGGCAAAAGCAGTGCTCAACGCCCAGGGCTTCAATCAAGAACAGACACACGCCCTATCTCAAGCAGTGATAGCGGGGCAACGCGACGAGTGTCATTCACATGGCCTGTACCGTTTACTCAACTGCGTTAAAACGCTAGCGGCAGGAAAAGTGGTCGCCAATGCTCAGCCAGAAGTGCACGACCACGCCCCAGGCATCGTACGGGTTGATGCCAAAGGAGGCTTTTCGCAACTTGCCTTCGAGGCTGGCTTACCCATTTTAACGGCAAAAGCGCGTGAGCAAGGAATTGCCGCGCTTGCCATCAATCACTGCGTACATTTTTCAGCCTTATGGGTTGAGATTGAAGCTATCACAGACCAGGGGCTGGTAGCGCTGGCCTGTAATCCCAGCCACGCCTGGGTGGCACCCGCTGGGGGCAATCGACCATTACTGGGTACAAATCCGCTGGCCTTTGGCTGGCCGCGTCCCAATGGTCAACCACCATTTATCTTCGACTTTGCTACCAGTGCAATTGCTCGCGGTGATATCGAGCTCCATCATCGTGAAAATAAGCCCATTCCCGAGGGCTGGGGTATCGACCGTTTAGGGCAGCATAGCCAAAATCCTGCTGACGTATTAGACGGCGCACTCCTTACCTTTGGCGGCCATAAAGGCTCTGCCTTATCTATCATGATTGAGCTTATTGCTGGCCCACTCATCGGTGACTTAACCAGCGCTGAATCACTAGCATATGACGAAGGAGCCGGAGCTTCCCCCTATCACGGCGAACTCATACTCGCTATGGATCCTGAACGCTTTCTGGGAAGTACGCTCGAGGATTATATGGCCCGTGCTGAAGATCTGTTCTCGTCGATCATAGCCCAGGGCGCCCGCTTACCCTCCCAACGACGATATACGGCACGGCAACGCACTCAAAAAGAAGGCATTTCAATTCCAGAGTCTCTATATCAGGAGTTGTCACGCCTAGCGCGATTATGA
- a CDS encoding GntR family transcriptional regulator, with protein MATFKTRAHFVADDLRKRILGGEFKGGTQLRQDALASDYDVSRIPVREALLTLESEGLVEFYAHRGAFTTELSVSKIRELFELRILLETYVLRHAIDNLTEADLDKAEEILRKYDDALNRGGEIDNWSEYNYAFHLALYAPAELPETLAIIHQLNTKSDRYIRMQLVYSQEITKAEKEHHELLELARQRDTDNACQLLKTHIEDACGSIIAVLGERSNQSEAL; from the coding sequence ATGGCGACATTCAAAACACGAGCGCACTTCGTCGCCGACGACTTACGCAAACGTATCCTTGGCGGTGAGTTCAAGGGCGGTACTCAACTTCGTCAGGACGCCCTAGCCAGCGACTATGATGTCAGCCGTATCCCTGTTAGAGAAGCCTTGCTAACCCTCGAGTCAGAAGGGCTAGTGGAGTTTTATGCTCACCGTGGCGCTTTTACCACCGAGCTTTCCGTTAGCAAAATTCGTGAACTTTTCGAGCTACGAATTCTGCTTGAGACCTATGTACTTAGGCATGCCATTGATAACCTCACTGAAGCAGACCTCGATAAAGCCGAGGAGATACTGCGCAAATATGACGACGCTCTAAACCGCGGTGGCGAAATCGACAATTGGAGTGAGTACAACTACGCCTTTCATTTGGCACTTTATGCGCCGGCCGAGCTTCCAGAAACGCTCGCTATCATTCATCAGTTAAATACTAAATCGGATCGCTATATCCGCATGCAGCTCGTCTACTCCCAAGAGATCACAAAAGCTGAAAAGGAACACCACGAGTTGCTGGAGTTAGCGCGCCAACGCGACACCGACAATGCCTGCCAGTTGCTTAAAACCCACATTGAAGACGCCTGTGGAAGTATTATCGCGGTACTTGGAGAGCGTTCCAACCAATCAGAGGCACTTTGA